In Desulfovibrionales bacterium, one genomic interval encodes:
- a CDS encoding homocysteine biosynthesis protein, whose protein sequence is MSKYQVTKTIQEINAKIKQGKAVILTAEEMIPLVKKKGPVAAAKKVDVVTTGTFSPMCSSGAFLNFGQGVPTIKASRVWLNGVPAYAGLAAVDIYVGATEPAEDDPLNKVYPGEFRYGGGHVIQDLIAGRKVQLRAQAYGTDCYPSRKLEKEVTLRDLPNAILVSPRNCYQNYSCAVNLSNRTIYTYMGTLRPQAGNANYATAGQLSPLMNDPYYKTIGLGTRIFLGGAQGYIIGPGTQHNPDVPRTPGGIPKKAAGTLMVMGDLKEMSPRWLVGVSMQGYGCSLAVGIGVPIPILNEEIANYTGVSDEEIFTQVVDYGYDYPNGVTKTYGEVSYAQLKSGSIVVNGKEVPAAPLSSYPRAKEITETLKHWIAEGKFLLGEPQSPIPGVHGK, encoded by the coding sequence ATGAGCAAATACCAGGTAACCAAGACCATCCAGGAAATAAACGCTAAAATCAAACAGGGCAAAGCGGTAATTCTGACCGCAGAAGAGATGATCCCTCTGGTCAAAAAGAAGGGGCCGGTGGCCGCGGCTAAAAAGGTGGATGTAGTGACCACCGGAACATTTTCGCCGATGTGCTCTTCCGGCGCATTCCTTAACTTTGGCCAGGGTGTTCCTACCATAAAAGCCTCCAGGGTCTGGCTGAATGGTGTCCCGGCCTATGCGGGCCTGGCGGCGGTAGATATATATGTCGGCGCTACAGAGCCGGCCGAAGACGATCCCTTAAATAAGGTCTATCCGGGTGAATTCAGGTATGGAGGGGGCCATGTAATCCAGGACCTTATAGCCGGCCGGAAGGTGCAATTGCGGGCCCAGGCCTATGGTACAGATTGCTATCCCTCCAGGAAGCTGGAAAAAGAGGTTACGCTTCGCGACTTACCTAATGCCATTCTCGTCAGTCCGCGAAACTGTTACCAGAACTATAGTTGTGCCGTTAATTTATCCAATCGGACTATCTATACTTACATGGGAACTCTTCGGCCGCAGGCCGGAAATGCCAATTACGCCACGGCCGGCCAGTTAAGTCCGCTGATGAACGATCCGTATTATAAGACTATCGGCCTGGGGACCAGGATATTTCTAGGCGGCGCGCAGGGTTACATCATTGGCCCGGGGACGCAGCATAACCCGGATGTGCCCCGCACGCCGGGCGGTATTCCCAAAAAGGCCGCGGGAACGCTTATGGTCATGGGCGACTTAAAGGAGATGAGCCCACGCTGGCTGGTCGGGGTCAGCATGCAGGGTTACGGCTGTTCCCTGGCCGTGGGCATTGGCGTGCCGATTCCCATATTAAACGAAGAGATAGCAAATTATACCGGTGTTTCGGATGAAGAGATATTTACTCAGGTTGTCGATTACGGATATGACTACCCAAACGGCGTGACAAAGACCTATGGTGAGGTTAGTTATGCCCAGCTTAAAAGCGGTTCGATTGTTGTGAACGGAAAGGAAGTGCCTGCCGCCCCGTTGTCGAGTTACCCACGGGCCAAGGAGATTACCGAAACACTCAAGCACTGGATAGCAGAAGGAAAATTTTTACTTGGAGAGCCGCAAAGCCCCATCCCCGGTGTGCATGGAAAATAA
- the larE gene encoding ATP-dependent sacrificial sulfur transferase LarE, protein MENKLRCLRDILSKMGRVAIALSGGIDSAFLLRVAAEIIPGRILALTAVSIFLPEDDPEDAKKIARQTQTVHHLIDFDPLEVPHFAENSAQRCYYCKKALCRLFLNHAGDQSITNLIDGTNADDLQDFRPGLKAAAELSVRSPLSEADLTKAEIRALSREMGIPFWDKPSSPCLATRFPYGQPIVAEAVERVKRAEGYLKNLGYNPVRVRSYGDTARIETEAGQVGLFMEQDRTEHITEHLQELGFTYVTLDMEGYKSKSPCKSRNNVV, encoded by the coding sequence ATGGAAAATAAGCTCAGATGCCTGCGGGATATATTGAGTAAAATGGGGAGGGTGGCTATTGCCCTTTCCGGTGGTATCGACAGCGCCTTTCTGCTCCGGGTGGCGGCTGAGATAATCCCCGGCCGGATACTGGCCTTGACGGCCGTGTCCATATTCCTGCCTGAAGATGACCCGGAAGATGCCAAAAAGATCGCCCGGCAGACCCAAACGGTGCATCACCTTATCGACTTTGATCCCCTTGAAGTCCCTCACTTTGCCGAAAACTCGGCGCAGCGGTGTTACTACTGCAAGAAGGCGCTTTGCCGCCTGTTTTTGAACCACGCCGGAGACCAGAGTATAACCAACCTTATAGACGGAACCAACGCTGATGACTTGCAGGACTTCCGGCCCGGTTTGAAGGCCGCGGCTGAACTCTCTGTGCGCAGCCCGTTAAGTGAGGCCGATCTTACCAAGGCCGAGATACGGGCGTTAAGCCGAGAGATGGGCATACCCTTCTGGGATAAGCCCTCTTCACCCTGCCTGGCCACACGCTTTCCCTATGGCCAGCCGATTGTGGCTGAGGCCGTGGAGCGCGTAAAAAGGGCCGAAGGGTACCTGAAAAACTTAGGCTATAATCCGGTTCGGGTGCGGTCTTATGGGGATACGGCGCGTATCGAGACCGAAGCCGGGCAGGTCGGCCTCTTTATGGAACAGGATCGCACCGAGCACATTACGGAACACCTGCAGGAGTTGGGATTTACCTATGTCACGCTGGATATGGAAGGATATAAGTCAAAGAGTCCTTGCAAATCCCGAAACAACGTAGTATAA
- a CDS encoding addiction module protein, with translation MSTKEILDKALKLKPEERFLVIEGLLKSLDEPDKRLDEIWVDEAERRLKAYREGRLEGIPMEKIFGE, from the coding sequence ATGAGTACAAAAGAAATATTGGATAAGGCATTGAAGTTGAAGCCAGAAGAAAGGTTTCTTGTTATCGAGGGCTTACTCAAGAGCCTAGACGAGCCGGACAAGAGACTCGATGAGATTTGGGTTGATGAGGCCGAACGGAGGCTCAAAGCATACAGAGAGGGTAGATTAGAAGGCATACCGATGGAAAAGATTTTCGGGGAATAA
- a CDS encoding type II toxin-antitoxin system RelE/ParE family toxin, whose amino-acid sequence MRAVFTTYARLELRDATAFYELELPGLGRQFKEEVKKAILRVVAYPEAWSIERSEVRKCILHRFPYKILYSIEEDHILIIAIAHQHRKPDYWIDRKET is encoded by the coding sequence ATGAGAGCGGTTTTCACAACATATGCCAGACTGGAGCTGCGGGATGCAACTGCCTTTTATGAGTTGGAGCTTCCGGGACTCGGAAGGCAATTCAAGGAAGAAGTAAAGAAAGCAATATTGAGAGTGGTCGCGTACCCGGAGGCATGGTCAATAGAACGTAGCGAAGTGAGGAAATGCATTCTGCACAGGTTTCCATATAAGATTCTGTACTCGATTGAGGAAGATCATATTTTGATTATCGCCATAGCCCATCAACATAGGAAACCTGATTATTGGATTGATAGAAAGGAAACATAA
- a CDS encoding calcium-binding protein, producing the protein MRKPLGTLLQNKVGIPKMKEIERDEEREHRIEMEAIVDAYGPEEQALGWYYYLDEKITFPFTARCIEEKRISPLKIGEKVTVKGMASEDDCIHEMCVEIEWQGRSFGVPLAQLEPLNVDGLTQEAIADWHYWVKRGYQLV; encoded by the coding sequence ATGCGCAAACCGTTGGGCACACTTCTTCAAAACAAAGTCGGTATTCCCAAAATGAAAGAAATTGAACGAGACGAAGAACGTGAGCATCGAATAGAAATGGAAGCCATCGTAGATGCCTACGGTCCAGAAGAGCAGGCGTTGGGCTGGTATTATTATTTGGACGAAAAAATTACTTTTCCATTTACTGCTCGTTGCATTGAAGAAAAGCGCATTTCCCCATTGAAAATAGGTGAGAAAGTTACGGTGAAGGGTATGGCATCCGAAGATGATTGTATACACGAGATGTGTGTTGAGATTGAATGGCAAGGTCGAAGTTTTGGTGTTCCTCTGGCGCAGTTAGAGCCTCTCAATGTAGACGGATTAACCCAAGAAGCAATCGCTGATTGGCATTATTGGGTCAAACGTGGCTATCAACTTGTCTGA
- a CDS encoding zinc dependent phospholipase C family protein, whose protein sequence is MKIYLARITYLLFAFVFLCPSLALAWGPAMHLYLGNTLLASAAILLPSVGSLLKRFSQHFLYGSLSADFFVGKGYRANGGKYHNWETGMLIRHGAETDEERAFAAGFLAHLAADTVAHGHFIPHLAGCTPLPTRVNHLYWEWLADCSINRRKYNLFIKSACHYRRKGQSAFTMMDDYLCSILDLDKGLYLSRKSLYLYPVRLMTKSSPLNTLSGRHRALLDDTFPSYALSSLKVMADVLTYHEDSPVLSMSPNCKHSTGSYLIKGRKNSVQVS, encoded by the coding sequence ATGAAAATATATTTAGCCAGAATAACCTATTTACTATTTGCATTTGTGTTTCTGTGCCCTAGCCTGGCTCTGGCCTGGGGGCCGGCTATGCATCTTTACCTTGGAAACACACTATTAGCCAGTGCAGCCATTCTTTTGCCATCCGTGGGCTCTTTACTGAAGAGGTTTTCCCAGCACTTTCTCTATGGATCATTAAGCGCTGATTTTTTTGTAGGAAAAGGCTATAGAGCCAATGGCGGAAAATACCACAACTGGGAAACCGGCATGCTCATCCGGCATGGGGCAGAGACAGATGAGGAGCGCGCCTTCGCGGCCGGATTTCTTGCCCACTTAGCCGCCGACACCGTGGCGCACGGGCATTTCATCCCCCATCTTGCGGGATGCACTCCCCTGCCGACCAGAGTAAACCACCTTTACTGGGAATGGCTGGCCGACTGCTCTATTAATCGCCGGAAATATAATTTATTTATTAAATCTGCATGCCATTATCGGAGAAAAGGGCAGTCTGCCTTTACCATGATGGATGATTATCTTTGCAGTATCCTGGACCTGGACAAGGGCCTATATCTTTCCCGAAAATCTTTATACCTTTATCCGGTCCGGCTTATGACTAAGTCATCACCTTTAAACACCCTGTCAGGGAGACATAGGGCGCTACTTGATGATACATTCCCTTCCTATGCGCTGAGTTCGTTAAAGGTCATGGCCGATGTACTCACCTACCATGAGGATTCTCCGGTTCTCTCCATGTCCCCGAATTGTAAGCATTCAACAGGAAGTTATCTGATTAAGGGCCGTAAAAATAGTGTTCAAGTTAGCTGA
- the queA gene encoding tRNA preQ1(34) S-adenosylmethionine ribosyltransferase-isomerase QueA, whose translation MFKLADYDYELPESLIAQHPASERDASRLLILDRRNNRIEHRFFRDIVSYLKEGDLLVINDTKVFPARLQGKTTNDKTVEILLLNPPQPENGHPGQARVMCLAKKSKAFRAGHEIHFGKSLHGVVLEAAGAGHIRMSLSWEGDIEEILAELGQTPLPPYIKRNGRPSPEDVRRYQTIFARKTGAVAAPTAGLHFTEELLGEIRERGVNVTAITLHVGYGTFAPVRVSNIRQHKMHAEYYEISDESARIIHETKARGNSVVAVGTTTTRALESASDEKGRIQDPKGLTDIFIYPGYKFKAIDHLFTNFHLPRSTLLMLVSALAGREKILRAYQEAVKKQYRFFSYGDAMLIF comes from the coding sequence GTGTTCAAGTTAGCTGATTATGATTATGAGCTTCCCGAATCCCTTATCGCCCAGCATCCGGCTTCAGAAAGAGATGCCTCACGGCTCCTGATCCTTGATCGTCGAAATAACCGGATAGAACATCGCTTTTTTCGGGATATCGTATCTTACCTTAAGGAGGGAGACCTCCTGGTAATCAATGATACTAAGGTGTTTCCGGCCCGCCTCCAGGGCAAAACCACAAACGATAAGACAGTTGAGATACTCCTTCTAAACCCTCCGCAACCGGAAAATGGACACCCCGGCCAGGCCAGGGTAATGTGCCTGGCAAAGAAGAGCAAGGCATTCAGGGCCGGCCATGAGATCCATTTTGGTAAATCTTTACATGGTGTGGTGCTGGAAGCAGCCGGGGCAGGACATATCAGGATGTCGCTTTCCTGGGAAGGGGATATCGAGGAAATTCTGGCGGAGCTCGGTCAAACGCCTCTTCCGCCATACATTAAGAGAAATGGCCGTCCCTCTCCGGAGGACGTCCGGCGTTACCAGACCATATTTGCCCGGAAGACCGGGGCGGTGGCCGCCCCTACGGCCGGCCTTCATTTTACGGAGGAGTTACTGGGAGAAATAAGGGAAAGGGGCGTCAACGTAACCGCCATAACCCTGCACGTCGGTTACGGCACTTTTGCGCCGGTGCGGGTAAGCAATATCCGCCAACATAAGATGCACGCTGAATATTATGAGATCAGTGATGAATCAGCCCGCATTATTCATGAGACCAAGGCCAGGGGTAATTCTGTGGTGGCCGTCGGTACGACCACTACCAGGGCGCTGGAATCGGCCTCGGATGAGAAGGGCCGGATACAAGACCCCAAAGGTCTAACCGATATCTTTATCTATCCCGGATACAAATTTAAGGCCATAGACCATCTCTTCACCAATTTCCATCTACCCCGCTCCACCCTGCTCATGCTTGTGTCCGCCCTGGCCGGCCGTGAAAAAATATTGCGTGCTTACCAGGAAGCTGTTAAAAAGCAATATCGTTTCTTTAGTTATGGCGATGCCATGTTGATATTTTAG
- the tgt gene encoding tRNA guanosine(34) transglycosylase Tgt, with protein MTASNCFTLKYKDKASSARQGEVATPHGAFQTPAFMPVGTQATVKALTPEELQSIGSEIVLANTYHLYLRPGHETIEKLGGLHKFMNWKGPILTDSGGFQIYSLSKLCKTSEEGVNFRSHLSGSSIFLSPEEAISIQRALGTDIIMCLDTCIPYPCPYQETLEATRLTSRWAGRCKEAKETNHQLLFGIIQGGMYSDLRMMSAEEILEIGFDGYALGGLSVGEPKDLMLQMAEKIIPLIPENYPRYIMGVGTPEDIIECVWRGVDMFDCVLPTRNARNGMLFTSSGPVVIKNSRYKDDEAPLDENCGCYTCRNYSRAYLRHLYVSRELLSYRLNTIHNLHYFLKLMAGMREAIRKGDFAEYRRKFYKQKEENE; from the coding sequence ATGACCGCAAGCAACTGTTTTACCCTTAAATACAAAGATAAGGCATCTTCTGCACGGCAGGGAGAAGTAGCCACTCCTCACGGCGCCTTTCAGACGCCGGCATTCATGCCTGTGGGCACACAGGCCACGGTAAAGGCCTTAACCCCCGAAGAGTTGCAATCCATTGGTTCAGAGATTGTTTTAGCCAATACGTATCATCTTTACCTGCGTCCAGGCCATGAGACTATCGAAAAACTGGGCGGCTTGCACAAATTCATGAACTGGAAAGGACCTATACTCACAGATAGCGGTGGATTTCAGATATACAGCCTGAGCAAACTTTGCAAGACCTCGGAAGAAGGGGTGAATTTTAGATCACACCTTAGCGGTTCTTCTATTTTTCTTTCGCCGGAAGAGGCTATATCCATACAGAGGGCGCTGGGAACGGATATAATAATGTGCCTGGACACCTGTATTCCGTATCCCTGCCCTTACCAGGAGACCCTGGAGGCCACCAGGCTTACCTCACGTTGGGCCGGACGCTGCAAGGAGGCCAAAGAGACAAACCACCAGCTCCTCTTCGGGATTATACAGGGGGGCATGTACAGCGACCTGCGCATGATGAGCGCGGAAGAAATCCTGGAGATTGGTTTTGACGGCTATGCCCTGGGAGGATTGAGCGTAGGTGAACCCAAGGATCTGATGCTCCAGATGGCAGAAAAAATCATACCGCTTATCCCGGAAAATTATCCCCGTTACATCATGGGCGTGGGGACACCGGAAGATATCATAGAATGTGTGTGGCGCGGAGTGGACATGTTCGATTGTGTCTTGCCGACACGCAATGCGCGAAACGGCATGTTGTTTACCTCGTCCGGGCCTGTCGTCATAAAGAACAGCCGGTATAAGGATGACGAGGCCCCCCTTGATGAAAATTGCGGTTGTTATACCTGCCGCAACTACTCACGCGCCTATCTGCGGCATTTATATGTGTCCCGGGAATTGCTTTCTTACCGTTTGAACACCATACATAATCTCCATTATTTTCTGAAACTCATGGCCGGGATGCGTGAGGCCATACGAAAAGGTGACTTCGCTGAATATCGCCGGAAATTCTATAAACAAAAGGAGGAGAATGAATGA
- the yajC gene encoding preprotein translocase subunit YajC yields the protein MIDTAYAMGTAPGGAGAQGGGFAAFIPLIIIFVIFYFLLIRPQQKKAKEHRKFLDNLKMGDNVLTVGGLHGTVTGLTDQVITMEIADKVRVKVARSYIAGASPTQREGAEKESK from the coding sequence ATGATTGACACAGCGTATGCCATGGGAACTGCACCGGGAGGAGCCGGCGCTCAAGGGGGAGGATTTGCGGCTTTTATCCCCCTTATTATCATCTTTGTTATCTTTTACTTTCTACTCATCAGGCCACAACAAAAAAAGGCCAAAGAACATAGAAAGTTTTTAGATAATCTTAAAATGGGTGACAACGTCCTGACCGTAGGCGGCCTTCATGGGACCGTAACCGGATTGACGGACCAGGTGATAACCATGGAGATTGCGGATAAGGTAAGGGTTAAGGTCGCCCGGTCGTATATCGCCGGGGCCTCTCCCACCCAGAGAGAAGGCGCCGAAAAGGAGTCTAAATAG
- a CDS encoding LysM peptidoglycan-binding domain-containing protein — protein MKRVSTRFLILFCALSLIAASPVGAETHGYTVQPGDTLWDITSRFFHDPWLWPNLWKNNPHITNPHLVFPGCRLRLSVEKEAPKQEFESSVPPPSIPHIETISAEPPEKPTVKTVTYLGMNTLGFISKEKLEEKGTIRDMPLFKELLNQGDVVYLTNDGDLLQKGSIWTVYRAPDMVYRPLTRERIGYYYLPLGKLEIIKAGNPATGQIISSHQAISIDDQIMPSEEMPTHIPLKCPSGPIAATIIKSEPLAERIAQDHIVYLDKGKKDGLEAGVCLEVFKTKEVAGTQQILSLGNILVLQTQEETSAALVIRSKEPFSIGEKVRTENP, from the coding sequence GTGAAAAGAGTATCTACAAGGTTTTTAATCCTGTTTTGCGCGTTATCTTTAATAGCCGCCTCTCCGGTTGGCGCAGAAACGCATGGTTACACGGTTCAGCCGGGCGATACCCTCTGGGATATCACCAGCCGGTTCTTCCATGACCCTTGGCTCTGGCCCAACCTGTGGAAAAACAACCCCCACATTACCAATCCACATCTGGTCTTCCCGGGTTGCCGGCTGCGACTCTCTGTAGAGAAAGAGGCCCCCAAACAAGAGTTCGAGTCTTCCGTCCCGCCACCCTCTATACCCCATATAGAGACCATATCTGCGGAACCGCCTGAAAAGCCAACGGTCAAGACCGTTACCTATTTAGGAATGAATACCCTGGGTTTTATCTCCAAAGAGAAGCTGGAAGAAAAAGGGACCATCCGGGATATGCCCTTGTTCAAAGAGTTGCTGAACCAGGGTGACGTGGTATATCTCACCAATGACGGGGATCTGCTCCAGAAAGGAAGCATATGGACTGTATATCGCGCCCCGGATATGGTGTACCGCCCTTTGACCCGGGAAAGAATAGGCTATTACTATCTGCCGCTGGGAAAGCTGGAAATCATTAAGGCCGGTAATCCGGCCACGGGTCAAATTATATCCTCGCATCAGGCCATCTCTATTGATGACCAGATTATGCCTTCAGAAGAGATGCCCACCCATATACCATTAAAATGTCCCTCCGGCCCCATAGCCGCAACCATCATTAAGTCCGAGCCGCTGGCGGAAAGAATAGCCCAGGACCATATAGTTTATCTGGATAAGGGAAAGAAAGACGGTCTGGAGGCCGGGGTTTGTCTTGAGGTCTTCAAGACAAAAGAGGTCGCAGGCACCCAGCAAATTCTCTCCCTGGGGAATATCCTGGTGCTCCAAACGCAGGAAGAAACATCTGCCGCCCTGGTTATAAGATCGAAAGAGCCATTTTCGATCGGGGAAAAGGTTAGGACTGAAAATCCCTAA
- the rplM gene encoding 50S ribosomal protein L13, which produces MKTYSAKARDIKRKWCVVDATDKILGRLASNIAARLRGKHKPIFTSHVDTGDFIIVVNADKVKLTGKKWSDKLYHHHTGYIGGLKTASAEELLSKKPEELIRHAVRGMLPKNSLGRDMLSKLKVYTGADHPHQAQQPEELSI; this is translated from the coding sequence ATGAAAACTTATTCGGCGAAGGCCAGGGACATAAAAAGGAAGTGGTGTGTAGTTGACGCTACTGATAAGATTTTGGGCCGTTTGGCCAGTAATATAGCGGCCAGGCTCCGCGGCAAACACAAGCCGATTTTCACGTCACATGTGGATACGGGTGATTTTATTATTGTTGTAAATGCCGACAAGGTGAAATTGACCGGTAAAAAATGGTCTGATAAGTTGTATCATCATCATACCGGTTATATCGGTGGATTAAAGACCGCCAGCGCCGAGGAACTATTAAGTAAAAAACCGGAGGAACTAATCCGGCATGCGGTTAGAGGTATGTTGCCCAAAAACAGCCTGGGGCGCGATATGCTCAGTAAGCTGAAGGTTTATACGGGGGCGGATCATCCTCATCAGGCGCAGCAGCCGGAAGAATTATCTATTTAA
- the rpsI gene encoding 30S ribosomal protein S9, with the protein MAEKLYYATGKRKTAIARVWMRPGKGNMVINDSAPEEYFDGEVPVLILKKPLMLTETMGNLDISVNVAGGGKIAQAGAVRHGIAKALLEINPEYRATLKKAGLLTRDPRAKERKKYGQKGARARFQYSKR; encoded by the coding sequence ATGGCAGAAAAACTGTATTACGCAACAGGCAAACGAAAGACGGCCATAGCCAGGGTGTGGATGCGTCCCGGCAAGGGGAATATGGTTATTAACGACAGCGCCCCGGAAGAATATTTTGACGGGGAAGTGCCTGTACTCATCCTTAAAAAGCCGCTTATGCTTACGGAAACCATGGGTAATCTCGACATCTCGGTTAATGTCGCCGGTGGGGGGAAAATAGCGCAGGCCGGGGCTGTTCGTCATGGTATTGCCAAGGCGCTTCTGGAAATTAACCCTGAATACCGGGCGACGCTGAAAAAGGCCGGTTTGCTGACCAGGGATCCACGGGCTAAAGAGCGCAAAAAATATGGACAAAAGGGCGCCCGGGCACGCTTCCAATATTCAAAGAGATGA
- the argC gene encoding N-acetyl-gamma-glutamyl-phosphate reductase encodes MIRAAIIGATGYTGLELVRILSAHPGVAITVATSRQYEGQPLHKVFPSLSGSVDIVCQSPSPERVIGAADVVFLAVPHQTAMTHVPVFLQADKKVIDLSADFRLKDVKVYEKWYQSHSAPEYLAEAAYGLPELHAAAIRKAQLVANPGCYPTTVILGLAPLLKKGLIDNKSIVVDSKTGVSGAGRSAVLSSLFCEVHEDVKAYKVAAHRHTPEMEQELSLLAGEEIAITFTPHLVPMGRGMLSTIYADLKGQQTTGDLISEYEEFYNQAPFVKICAEGDYPQTAHVKGSNYCFIGLKVDGRTGRVIILSAIDNLTKGASGQAVQNMNLMFDLEETTGLTGIPLFP; translated from the coding sequence ATGATCCGTGCCGCTATAATCGGAGCTACCGGCTATACCGGACTGGAACTGGTAAGGATATTATCCGCACATCCCGGGGTTGCTATTACTGTGGCCACCTCCCGCCAATATGAAGGCCAGCCCCTGCACAAGGTCTTCCCGTCGCTCTCAGGTAGTGTGGATATCGTGTGTCAGTCCCCTTCGCCTGAAAGGGTTATCGGGGCGGCCGACGTCGTTTTTTTGGCGGTTCCGCATCAGACGGCCATGACCCATGTCCCGGTTTTTCTGCAGGCCGATAAAAAGGTGATTGATTTAAGCGCTGATTTCCGCCTGAAAGATGTCAAGGTATATGAAAAGTGGTATCAATCCCATAGCGCCCCGGAATATCTGGCCGAGGCGGCCTATGGACTGCCTGAATTACATGCGGCGGCGATAAGGAAGGCGCAACTGGTAGCCAACCCGGGTTGCTACCCTACTACCGTAATCCTGGGCCTGGCCCCGCTCCTCAAGAAGGGCCTTATCGACAACAAAAGCATTGTGGTGGACTCAAAGACCGGGGTAAGCGGCGCGGGCCGCTCCGCCGTGTTAAGCAGCCTTTTCTGCGAGGTACATGAAGATGTTAAGGCTTACAAGGTAGCTGCCCACCGCCATACGCCGGAGATGGAGCAGGAACTCAGCCTGCTGGCCGGGGAAGAAATAGCCATAACCTTTACACCCCATCTGGTGCCCATGGGCCGGGGGATGCTGAGCACCATCTATGCCGATCTAAAGGGCCAGCAGACCACAGGGGATTTAATCTCAGAGTACGAAGAGTTTTATAACCAGGCCCCTTTTGTAAAGATCTGCGCGGAAGGCGACTACCCGCAAACCGCCCATGTCAAAGGGTCTAATTATTGTTTCATCGGCCTGAAGGTGGACGGACGCACCGGTCGTGTGATTATCCTCTCGGCTATAGATAATCTGACCAAGGGGGCATCCGGCCAGGCGGTACAGAACATGAACCTTATGTTCGACCTGGAGGAGACTACAGGGTTGACAGGGATACCGCTCTTTCCGTAA
- the truA gene encoding tRNA pseudouridine(38-40) synthase TruA, which translates to MRNIKLILEYDGTAYCGWQRQVNGLSIQEVLEEKIGVMTGEAAKVIGSGRTDAGVHAMNQAANFKTASNIPADGFLRGINSLLPQDIAVKEICEVPADFHARYSALEKVYLYHILNERIRSPLHHLYTWFVPHDLDVAAMEKCLPVLQGVHDFAAFMASGSSVKNTIRIVSGLKLTRKDKIIEFEIRANGFLRHMVRNIVGTLVEVGERRVTPERFTDILQAGDRNMAGMTAPPQGLFLKEVIY; encoded by the coding sequence ATGCGGAACATCAAACTCATATTGGAGTATGATGGCACGGCCTATTGTGGCTGGCAGAGGCAGGTAAACGGCCTGAGCATCCAGGAGGTCCTGGAAGAAAAAATTGGCGTCATGACCGGCGAGGCGGCCAAGGTAATCGGATCCGGACGTACGGACGCCGGGGTGCATGCCATGAACCAGGCAGCAAACTTTAAGACCGCCTCTAACATCCCGGCAGATGGTTTTTTACGAGGGATAAACAGCCTCCTTCCTCAGGACATAGCGGTAAAAGAGATATGCGAAGTCCCCGCCGATTTTCACGCCCGCTACTCGGCCTTGGAGAAAGTATATCTATATCACATATTGAATGAGCGGATAAGGTCTCCACTCCACCACCTCTACACCTGGTTTGTTCCCCATGACCTGGATGTTGCGGCCATGGAAAAATGCCTCCCGGTTTTGCAGGGAGTCCATGATTTTGCCGCCTTTATGGCCAGCGGGAGTTCCGTCAAGAACACAATCCGCATAGTTAGCGGTTTAAAATTGACCAGGAAAGATAAAATAATCGAATTTGAGATAAGGGCCAACGGGTTCCTGCGCCACATGGTACGCAATATTGTGGGTACGCTGGTTGAAGTGGGAGAGAGGCGGGTAACGCCGGAAAGGTTTACGGACATCCTCCAGGCCGGAGATCGAAATATGGCCGGGATGACCGCGCCGCCTCAGGGGCTATTTTTAAAAGAAGTGATTTATTGA